From Proteiniborus sp. MB09-C3, the proteins below share one genomic window:
- a CDS encoding ATP-binding protein, translated as MLNDNRIRIIVGHYGSGKTEFAVNYAVKLSELGKKVVLADLDVVNPYFRSREKTDELEKLGIKVIGSSIKGSAVDVPSVSAEVYGPLQDESVEAILDVGGDPAGARALGRYHSFFEKGKYDMLFVINANRPETQTLENVEKYIRDIERASRAKVTGLINNTHLLKSTTLEDVLSGQKLVEEVSDALNIPVKYVAALEHVAKGLPQDIKGQIFPINLFMREDWML; from the coding sequence ATGTTAAATGATAATAGGATTAGGATAATAGTAGGACATTATGGAAGTGGCAAAACAGAATTTGCAGTAAATTATGCTGTAAAGCTGTCTGAGCTAGGTAAAAAAGTAGTTTTAGCAGATTTAGATGTAGTAAACCCTTATTTTAGAAGCAGAGAAAAAACAGATGAACTTGAAAAGCTAGGAATTAAGGTAATAGGTAGCTCCATAAAAGGAAGCGCAGTAGATGTACCTTCTGTTTCAGCAGAGGTATATGGTCCATTGCAGGATGAAAGTGTAGAGGCAATACTAGATGTAGGCGGAGACCCAGCAGGAGCTAGAGCCTTGGGCAGATATCATAGTTTTTTTGAAAAAGGTAAATATGACATGCTTTTCGTAATTAATGCAAATAGGCCTGAAACTCAAACTCTAGAAAATGTGGAAAAATATATCAGAGATATTGAAAGAGCTTCTAGGGCAAAAGTAACTGGGCTTATAAATAATACACATTTACTAAAAAGTACTACATTAGAGGATGTGTTATCTGGTCAGAAGCTAGTGGAGGAAGTGTCAGATGCTTTAAATATACCAGTAAAATATGTAGCCGCATTAGAGCATGTGGCAAAAGGCCTTCCACAGGATATAAAGGGACAGATATTTCCTATAAACCTGTTTATGCGTGAAGACTGGATGCTGTAA
- a CDS encoding 4Fe-4S dicluster domain-containing protein, whose protein sequence is MAKAKGKVTFNEDRCKGCELCTTACPTKIVVMNKDKINVKGYHPATVIEMDKCIGCANCATICPDAVITVEREMGE, encoded by the coding sequence GTGGCAAAGGCAAAGGGTAAAGTTACTTTTAATGAGGACAGATGCAAAGGCTGTGAGTTATGTACAACAGCATGTCCTACAAAAATAGTAGTCATGAATAAGGATAAAATAAACGTAAAGGGTTATCACCCGGCAACAGTAATTGAAATGGACAAGTGTATAGGCTGTGCGAATTGTGCAACGATATGTCCAGATGCAGTAATAACAGTAGAAAGAGAAATGGGTGAATAA
- a CDS encoding 3-methyl-2-oxobutanoate dehydrogenase subunit VorB, translated as MSKVLMKGNEAVGAAAIKAGCKYFFGYPITPQNEIPEFMARELPKVGGVFLQAESEISAINMVYGAAGAGARVMTSSSSPGIALKQEGISYIAGAELPCVIVNMVRGGPGLGGIQPSQSDYFQATRGGGNGDYRHIVYAPASIQEAVDLVMEAFDVADYYRNPVIILGDGMIGQMMEPVEFKEPKKRELPPKNWATVGTKGERKPNVINSLYIDPKILEDHVIRLEEKYARMKENEVRHEEYNLEDAEVVIVAYGTTSRIAKNAIAKCAEAGIKVGLIRPITLWPFPDAAFDKISEKTKALLTVEMSTGQMIDDVKIAVNGRKPVHFYGRTGGMVPTPDAIAEEIKKIVGGDK; from the coding sequence ATGTCTAAAGTCTTGATGAAAGGAAATGAGGCAGTAGGTGCTGCAGCTATTAAAGCTGGCTGCAAATACTTCTTTGGATATCCTATAACGCCACAAAATGAAATACCTGAGTTCATGGCAAGAGAATTACCTAAAGTAGGTGGAGTTTTCCTTCAAGCAGAAAGTGAAATATCCGCGATAAATATGGTATATGGAGCAGCAGGAGCAGGTGCTAGGGTAATGACATCTTCTTCAAGTCCAGGAATCGCACTTAAACAAGAAGGAATATCATATATTGCAGGAGCAGAGCTTCCATGTGTTATAGTTAATATGGTGAGAGGGGGCCCAGGCTTAGGTGGTATACAGCCTTCTCAATCAGACTATTTCCAAGCTACAAGAGGTGGAGGAAATGGAGACTACAGACATATAGTGTATGCTCCAGCCAGTATTCAGGAAGCAGTAGATTTAGTTATGGAAGCCTTCGATGTAGCTGACTATTATAGAAATCCTGTAATAATCCTTGGTGATGGTATGATAGGACAGATGATGGAGCCAGTAGAATTTAAAGAGCCTAAGAAAAGAGAACTGCCACCAAAGAATTGGGCAACAGTAGGTACAAAAGGAGAAAGAAAACCTAATGTAATAAATTCATTGTATATAGATCCAAAAATATTAGAAGACCATGTTATTAGGCTAGAAGAAAAATATGCGAGAATGAAAGAAAACGAAGTAAGACATGAAGAGTATAATCTTGAGGATGCAGAGGTAGTAATAGTAGCCTATGGAACGACATCAAGAATAGCTAAAAATGCTATAGCAAAATGTGCTGAAGCAGGAATAAAGGTAGGACTTATAAGACCAATAACATTATGGCCTTTCCCAGATGCAGCGTTCGATAAGATTAGTGAAAAGACTAAAGCTTTACTTACAGTAGAAATGAGCACTGGTCAAATGATTGATGATGTAAAAATAGCTGTAAATGGAAGAAAACCTGTTCACTTCTATGGTAGAACAGGCGGTATGGTGCCTACTCCAGATGCTATTGCAGAAGAGATTAAGAAAATTGTTGGGGGTGACAAATAA
- a CDS encoding thiamine pyrophosphate-dependent enzyme, which yields MAVVFEKTKGLTDKPFHYCPGCTHGIIHRLVAEVLEELGVLGDSIGVAPVGCAVFAYDYFNLDMQEAAHGRAPAVATGIKRIHPDKVVFTYQGDGDLASIGAAEIVHAAVRGEKITTIFVNNAIYGMTGGQMAPTTLIGQKATTAPYGRDENHAGKPIRISEMLATIDGAKFVERVSVHDPANIRKAKKAIKKAFELQLSGKGFGIVEVLSTCPTNWGYTPVEALNWLKENMIPYYPLGNLRTPEEVE from the coding sequence ATGGCTGTAGTATTTGAAAAAACTAAAGGACTTACAGATAAGCCTTTCCATTATTGCCCAGGCTGTACCCACGGTATTATTCATAGATTAGTTGCAGAAGTACTAGAAGAGCTTGGAGTCTTAGGCGATTCTATAGGAGTAGCTCCAGTTGGCTGTGCAGTATTTGCTTATGATTACTTCAACCTTGACATGCAAGAAGCAGCACATGGTAGAGCACCAGCAGTAGCTACTGGTATAAAGAGAATTCATCCTGATAAGGTAGTGTTCACATACCAAGGTGATGGAGACTTAGCATCTATAGGAGCAGCAGAAATAGTTCATGCTGCTGTTAGAGGAGAAAAGATAACTACAATATTTGTAAACAATGCAATATATGGTATGACTGGTGGGCAGATGGCCCCTACTACATTAATAGGACAAAAGGCAACTACAGCACCATATGGAAGAGACGAAAATCATGCTGGTAAACCAATTAGAATATCTGAAATGTTAGCAACCATAGATGGTGCAAAATTTGTTGAAAGAGTTTCTGTGCATGATCCAGCTAATATAAGAAAGGCAAAAAAAGCAATTAAAAAAGCTTTTGAGCTTCAGTTATCAGGTAAAGGCTTTGGTATAGTAGAAGTACTTTCTACATGTCCTACGAACTGGGGATATACTCCAGTAGAAGCTCTTAATTGGCTAAAAGAAAATATGATTCCATATTATCCATTAGGTAACTTAAGAACGCCTGAGGAGGTGGAGTAA
- a CDS encoding 2-oxoacid:acceptor oxidoreductase family protein — protein sequence MEERLIIAGFGGQGVMSMGQLLTYSGMVEDKNVSWLPSYGPEMRGGTANCNVIVSTGLIGSPIVTEASTAIIMNKPSLDKFEKDVAKGGNILINSSLIDKKTSREDVNAYYVPANDIANELGDSRIANMVMLGAYLELTKAVKIDSIIEAFKKVFGESKSHLIPLNQQALDKGAEAIRG from the coding sequence GTGGAAGAAAGATTAATAATAGCTGGTTTTGGTGGTCAGGGTGTAATGTCAATGGGTCAGTTGCTGACCTATTCAGGAATGGTAGAAGATAAGAATGTTTCATGGCTTCCATCATATGGTCCTGAAATGAGAGGCGGAACTGCCAACTGTAATGTTATAGTTTCAACTGGGCTTATTGGCTCACCTATAGTAACAGAAGCTTCTACAGCGATAATCATGAATAAACCATCTCTGGATAAGTTTGAAAAAGATGTAGCAAAGGGCGGCAATATCCTAATAAACAGCTCTCTTATAGATAAAAAGACTAGTAGAGAAGATGTTAATGCATATTATGTGCCTGCAAACGATATAGCTAATGAACTGGGAGATAGCAGAATAGCTAATATGGTTATGCTAGGAGCTTATCTAGAGCTTACAAAGGCAGTTAAGATAGATTCAATAATAGAAGCCTTTAAAAAAGTATTTGGAGAGTCTAAATCACACCTAATTCCATTAAATCAACAAGCACTAGATAAGGGTGCAGAAGCCATTAGAGGATAA